The following proteins come from a genomic window of Canis aureus isolate CA01 chromosome 3, VMU_Caureus_v.1.0, whole genome shotgun sequence:
- the CLDN25 gene encoding claudin-25, producing the protein MAWSFREKAQVGGLLLSLLGWVCSCVTTILPQWKTLNLELNEMETWIMGLWEVCVNQEEVVVCKAFESFLSLPQDLQVSRILMVASHGLGLLGLLLSGFGSECFQLYRNRWVFKRWLCLLGGTLEASASATTLFPVSWVAYATIQDFWDDSIPEIVPRWEFGDALYLGWAAGIFLALGGLFLIFSACLGKEEESSLRMAGPTVPPFYAPADRSSDSFYLTPRPRNLFI; encoded by the coding sequence ATGGCCTGGAGTTTCCGCGAGAAAGCCCAGGTTGGAGggctgctcctctctctcctcgGCTGGGTCTGCTCCTGTGTCACCACCATCCTGCCCCAGTGGAAGACTCTTAATCTGGAACTGAACGAAATGGAGACCTGGATCATGGGGCTTTGGGAGGTCTGCGTGAATCAGGAGGAAGTTGTCGTGTGCAAGGCCTTTGAGTCCTTCTTATCTCTGCCCCAGGACCTCCAGGTATCCCGCATCCTCATGGTAGCCTCCCAtgggctggggctcctggggcttCTGCTCTCTGGCTTTGGGTCTGAATGCTTCCAGTTGTACAGGAACAGATGGGTATTTAAGAGGTGGCTTTGCCTCCTGGGAGGGACTTTGGAAGCATCTGCTTCAGCCACCACCCTCTTTCCAGTCTCTTGGGTGGCCTACGCCACAATCCAAGACTTCTGGGATGACAGTATCCCTGAGATTGTGCCTCGCTGGGAGTTTGGAGATGCCCTCTACCTGGGCTGGGCTGCTGGGATTTTCCTGGCCCTCGGCGGGTTGTTCCTCATCTTCTCAGCTTGTCTGGGAAAAGAAGAGGAGTCCTCTCTCCGGATGGCTGGTCCTACAGTCCCACCATTCTATGCCCCAGCAGACAGGTCCAGTGACTCCTTCTATCTAACACCAAGACCTAGGAACCTGTTCATCTAG